One Rhinolophus sinicus isolate RSC01 linkage group LG06, ASM3656204v1, whole genome shotgun sequence DNA window includes the following coding sequences:
- the TSKU gene encoding tsukushi isoform X2 — MAPAQKILCFVPQTKAPTMLWPLLLPPLLLLAVSGVQTTRPCFPGCQCEVETFGLFDSFSLTRVDCSGLGPSIVPVPIPLDTAHLDLSSNRLETVNESMLAGPGYTTLAGLDLSHNLLTSISPTAFSRLRYLESLDLSHNGLAALPAESFASSPLSDVNLNHNRLREVPVSAFTTHSQGRALHVDLSHNLIHRVVPHPARASLPTPTIQSLNLAWNRLRAVPNLRDLPLRYLSLDGNPLAVIGPGAFTGLEGLTHLSLGSLQGLPQLEPYGFRELQNLQVLDLSGNPKLKWAGAEVFSGLGALQELDLSGTSLVPLPDMLLLHLPTLQSVSVGQGVWCRRLVREGAYPRQPSSSTKAALHCIDTREPAGRDPHTL, encoded by the coding sequence CCCCCACCATGCTGTGGCCTCTGCTGCTGCCCCCACTGCTATTGCTGGCCGTGAGCGGAGTCCAGACGACCCGGCCATGCTTCCCTGGGTGCCAGTGTGAGGTGGAGACCTTCGGCCTCTTTGATAGCTTCAGCCTGACGCGAGTGGATTGCAGCGGCCTGGGTCCTTCCATTGTGCCCGTGCCCATCCCTCTGGACACGGCCCACCTGGACCTGTCCTCCAACCGGCTGGAGACCGTGAATGAGTCCATGTTGGCAGGGCCGGGCTATACCACACTGGCCGGCCTGGATCTCAGCCACAACCTGCTCACCAGCATCTCGCCCACTGCCTTTTCCCGCCTTCGCTACCTGGAGTCCCTTGACCTCAGCCACAATGGCCTGGCAGCCCTGCCAGCCGAGAGCTTCGCCAGCTCACCCCTGAGTGACGTGAACCTCAACCACAACCGGCTCCGTGAAGTCCCAGTGTCTGCCTTCACTACCCACAGCCAGGGCAGGGCACTGCACGTGGACCTCTCCCACAACCTCATCCACCGCGTCGTGCCCCACCCTGCCCGGGCCAGCCTGCCCACGCCCACCATTCAGAGCCTGAACCTGGCCTGGAATCGGCTCCGCGCCGTGCCCAACCTCCGGGACTTGCCCCTGCGCTACCTGAGCCTGGATGGGAACCCACTGGCTGTCATTGGCCCAGGTGCCTTCACGGGGCTGGAAGGCCTGACACACCTGTCCCTGGGCAGCCTGCAGGGCCTCCCCCAGTTGGAGCCCTATGGTTTCCGTGAGCTGCAGAACCTGCAGGTCCTGGACCTGTCAGGCAACCCCAAGCTCAAGTGGGCAGGAGCGGAGGTGTTCTCTGGCCTGGGTGCCCTGCAGGAGCTGGACCTGTCGGGCACAAGCCTGGTGCCCCTGCCTGACATGTTGCTCCTCCACCTCCCGACGCTGCAGAGCGTCAGTGTGGGCCAGGGTGTATGGTGCCGGCGACTTGTACGGGAAGGTGCCTACCCCCGGCAGCCTAGCTCCAGCACCAAGGCGGCCCTGCACTGCATAGACACCCGGGAACCGGCTGGCAGGGACCCCCATACCTTGTGA
- the TSKU gene encoding tsukushi isoform X3, giving the protein MDGAPTMLWPLLLPPLLLLAVSGVQTTRPCFPGCQCEVETFGLFDSFSLTRVDCSGLGPSIVPVPIPLDTAHLDLSSNRLETVNESMLAGPGYTTLAGLDLSHNLLTSISPTAFSRLRYLESLDLSHNGLAALPAESFASSPLSDVNLNHNRLREVPVSAFTTHSQGRALHVDLSHNLIHRVVPHPARASLPTPTIQSLNLAWNRLRAVPNLRDLPLRYLSLDGNPLAVIGPGAFTGLEGLTHLSLGSLQGLPQLEPYGFRELQNLQVLDLSGNPKLKWAGAEVFSGLGALQELDLSGTSLVPLPDMLLLHLPTLQSVSVGQGVWCRRLVREGAYPRQPSSSTKAALHCIDTREPAGRDPHTL; this is encoded by the coding sequence CCCCCACCATGCTGTGGCCTCTGCTGCTGCCCCCACTGCTATTGCTGGCCGTGAGCGGAGTCCAGACGACCCGGCCATGCTTCCCTGGGTGCCAGTGTGAGGTGGAGACCTTCGGCCTCTTTGATAGCTTCAGCCTGACGCGAGTGGATTGCAGCGGCCTGGGTCCTTCCATTGTGCCCGTGCCCATCCCTCTGGACACGGCCCACCTGGACCTGTCCTCCAACCGGCTGGAGACCGTGAATGAGTCCATGTTGGCAGGGCCGGGCTATACCACACTGGCCGGCCTGGATCTCAGCCACAACCTGCTCACCAGCATCTCGCCCACTGCCTTTTCCCGCCTTCGCTACCTGGAGTCCCTTGACCTCAGCCACAATGGCCTGGCAGCCCTGCCAGCCGAGAGCTTCGCCAGCTCACCCCTGAGTGACGTGAACCTCAACCACAACCGGCTCCGTGAAGTCCCAGTGTCTGCCTTCACTACCCACAGCCAGGGCAGGGCACTGCACGTGGACCTCTCCCACAACCTCATCCACCGCGTCGTGCCCCACCCTGCCCGGGCCAGCCTGCCCACGCCCACCATTCAGAGCCTGAACCTGGCCTGGAATCGGCTCCGCGCCGTGCCCAACCTCCGGGACTTGCCCCTGCGCTACCTGAGCCTGGATGGGAACCCACTGGCTGTCATTGGCCCAGGTGCCTTCACGGGGCTGGAAGGCCTGACACACCTGTCCCTGGGCAGCCTGCAGGGCCTCCCCCAGTTGGAGCCCTATGGTTTCCGTGAGCTGCAGAACCTGCAGGTCCTGGACCTGTCAGGCAACCCCAAGCTCAAGTGGGCAGGAGCGGAGGTGTTCTCTGGCCTGGGTGCCCTGCAGGAGCTGGACCTGTCGGGCACAAGCCTGGTGCCCCTGCCTGACATGTTGCTCCTCCACCTCCCGACGCTGCAGAGCGTCAGTGTGGGCCAGGGTGTATGGTGCCGGCGACTTGTACGGGAAGGTGCCTACCCCCGGCAGCCTAGCTCCAGCACCAAGGCGGCCCTGCACTGCATAGACACCCGGGAACCGGCTGGCAGGGACCCCCATACCTTGTGA
- the TSKU gene encoding tsukushi isoform X4 — protein MLWPLLLPPLLLLAVSGVQTTRPCFPGCQCEVETFGLFDSFSLTRVDCSGLGPSIVPVPIPLDTAHLDLSSNRLETVNESMLAGPGYTTLAGLDLSHNLLTSISPTAFSRLRYLESLDLSHNGLAALPAESFASSPLSDVNLNHNRLREVPVSAFTTHSQGRALHVDLSHNLIHRVVPHPARASLPTPTIQSLNLAWNRLRAVPNLRDLPLRYLSLDGNPLAVIGPGAFTGLEGLTHLSLGSLQGLPQLEPYGFRELQNLQVLDLSGNPKLKWAGAEVFSGLGALQELDLSGTSLVPLPDMLLLHLPTLQSVSVGQGVWCRRLVREGAYPRQPSSSTKAALHCIDTREPAGRDPHTL, from the coding sequence ATGCTGTGGCCTCTGCTGCTGCCCCCACTGCTATTGCTGGCCGTGAGCGGAGTCCAGACGACCCGGCCATGCTTCCCTGGGTGCCAGTGTGAGGTGGAGACCTTCGGCCTCTTTGATAGCTTCAGCCTGACGCGAGTGGATTGCAGCGGCCTGGGTCCTTCCATTGTGCCCGTGCCCATCCCTCTGGACACGGCCCACCTGGACCTGTCCTCCAACCGGCTGGAGACCGTGAATGAGTCCATGTTGGCAGGGCCGGGCTATACCACACTGGCCGGCCTGGATCTCAGCCACAACCTGCTCACCAGCATCTCGCCCACTGCCTTTTCCCGCCTTCGCTACCTGGAGTCCCTTGACCTCAGCCACAATGGCCTGGCAGCCCTGCCAGCCGAGAGCTTCGCCAGCTCACCCCTGAGTGACGTGAACCTCAACCACAACCGGCTCCGTGAAGTCCCAGTGTCTGCCTTCACTACCCACAGCCAGGGCAGGGCACTGCACGTGGACCTCTCCCACAACCTCATCCACCGCGTCGTGCCCCACCCTGCCCGGGCCAGCCTGCCCACGCCCACCATTCAGAGCCTGAACCTGGCCTGGAATCGGCTCCGCGCCGTGCCCAACCTCCGGGACTTGCCCCTGCGCTACCTGAGCCTGGATGGGAACCCACTGGCTGTCATTGGCCCAGGTGCCTTCACGGGGCTGGAAGGCCTGACACACCTGTCCCTGGGCAGCCTGCAGGGCCTCCCCCAGTTGGAGCCCTATGGTTTCCGTGAGCTGCAGAACCTGCAGGTCCTGGACCTGTCAGGCAACCCCAAGCTCAAGTGGGCAGGAGCGGAGGTGTTCTCTGGCCTGGGTGCCCTGCAGGAGCTGGACCTGTCGGGCACAAGCCTGGTGCCCCTGCCTGACATGTTGCTCCTCCACCTCCCGACGCTGCAGAGCGTCAGTGTGGGCCAGGGTGTATGGTGCCGGCGACTTGTACGGGAAGGTGCCTACCCCCGGCAGCCTAGCTCCAGCACCAAGGCGGCCCTGCACTGCATAGACACCCGGGAACCGGCTGGCAGGGACCCCCATACCTTGTGA